One Paenibacillus riograndensis SBR5 DNA segment encodes these proteins:
- a CDS encoding YiiG family protein, producing MRKLSFVIAVILLGAMLSACSAITSTVDQAPAGVTSGERKEIDKYNAYVGLNNLMTGRINEVLVHYFEKFGVDTQPVIEKNFSFIMLDVAETEREVVDKANGYTASQPAFADADPLVIKLTPVIKDLLSVLDDMKAYYDTRGYVDDDFAKGKQLHTKVVSANIAYETVANQYFTALQKLGNEQRLAELQKLKDADQQIRYNALKFMIDAEATAIEMDEQGITAGNVLQLDMTKFKAKYDIMTADLSALMTILKDKERIQKEGINSFSIESYVHSATEAKAAASKIIERINKKEPVSDSDLNGQFLNTTDGTPENFNYLLSKAVERYNEMN from the coding sequence TTGAGAAAACTATCATTCGTTATTGCTGTTATCCTGTTAGGTGCAATGTTGTCCGCTTGTTCTGCCATTACATCCACCGTCGATCAAGCGCCTGCAGGCGTTACGTCCGGCGAGAGGAAAGAAATCGATAAATACAATGCGTATGTGGGGCTGAATAACCTGATGACAGGTAGAATTAATGAGGTTCTGGTTCATTATTTCGAGAAGTTCGGAGTTGATACACAGCCTGTAATCGAGAAGAACTTCAGCTTCATCATGCTCGACGTTGCTGAAACTGAGCGGGAAGTTGTTGATAAAGCGAACGGCTATACTGCAAGCCAGCCTGCTTTTGCGGACGCAGACCCTCTAGTGATCAAACTGACACCGGTCATCAAAGATTTGTTGTCCGTCCTGGACGATATGAAAGCCTACTATGATACAAGGGGCTACGTGGATGATGATTTCGCAAAAGGAAAACAGCTGCATACCAAGGTGGTAAGTGCCAATATCGCTTACGAGACTGTCGCCAACCAATACTTCACGGCTTTGCAAAAATTGGGTAATGAGCAGCGGCTGGCTGAACTGCAAAAACTCAAGGATGCAGACCAGCAGATCAGGTATAATGCCTTGAAGTTCATGATAGATGCCGAGGCTACGGCCATTGAAATGGATGAACAGGGAATCACCGCCGGCAATGTGCTGCAGCTTGATATGACGAAGTTTAAAGCCAAATACGACATCATGACCGCAGATCTGAGTGCGCTCATGACAATCTTAAAAGACAAGGAACGAATTCAAAAAGAAGGGATTAACAGCTTCAGTATCGAGAGCTATGTTCATTCAGCCACTGAGGCAAAGGCAGCCGCTTCAAAAATCATTGAACGCATCAATAAGAAGGAACCTGTATCTGATTCTGACCTGAACGGCCAGTTCTTGAACACTACAGATGGTACACCTGAGAATTTCAATTATCTTCTAAGCAAGGCAGTCGAACGATATAATGAAATGAATTAA
- a CDS encoding OmpL47-type beta-barrel domain-containing protein → MKKRTFIVLSIIALIVGCFPAAAIQAEESHSSEAVYYVSENGSDSNSGTKDKPFLTLEKARDAIRQLKQGAGLPDGGVTVYLRGGTYNRTGSFLLEEQDSGTADKPVTYKAYPGESVRLSGGRQLQKGWFTPVTDPSVLNRIISTDARSKVLQADLKGHGITDYGVMSRHGYYKANDVSQTPPMELYIEGEGMTLARWPNKGTVQMGNIIDPGPTRKDADLQTRGGTFTYTYERPDLWTQADDIWLDGIFGYSWEWSYNKIASIDTQNKSITLAYGEMSGLFKNWYPDFHFAQNLLEEIDMPGEYYIDRSKGKLYFMPTAAFQAANPEITVSMLKTPMISTLNTSFVTFEDLILENGRDSGAVIMGGDSVRLVHCEIRNFTEGGVRINTQSRWLYNDFAKGTGVNHAIVSTHIHHVGGTGVILNGGDRLTLAPGNNVVENSHIHDFAYYHKAYNPAVILTGAGNRISHNEIHDAPHPGILIFGNDQVVEYNNIYDVCKTFSDLGAIYMNLGAAPQERGSVIRGNYFHHIGESKAGVQGVYPDNFTMGMTIEQNIFYRMGNSAILNNGGSHIRTKNNLFIDAKVPYEYSDMYLGDGPEQQINKNYMQPWHALFEKYNNFAGMPHLTKYPELADFFTENRYYPDTNTFQNNVIYNPTKTRGPNLNENGAYDKLKLVQYANNWVTDRDPGFVNLAGGDLNLKANAEVFQQIPGFQTVPFSEMGIIGKAGPYLAPDVIPVKGVVLYEDAVTLGIGKTYSLYSAVLPWNATNNKLQYTSSDPSVVKVDADGKLKGVNLGNAVITAASADNPLLKDEVQVTVEVGDGIMDETTFENGRNSWPMDANRTIVETDGGNHMYKLLKGATTLNENDFSNYELTFKLKTPPVIPESATLYVFDRLNPGGSGGRIGYKKLADGTSSWILYNAAWGTVKQNTLATQDLLPDTVYTMKIIVKGHEISVYLDGKLKLKGTDPTSNPSGKVGFYAGGFDYLLFDDIKFTVPTKDVAGLLLDKSSVNMVMNEQQQLQVQFDPSDAENRAVVWKSSHPEIASVDGNGTVTALGTGEAVVTVASAVNPSASASARIVVSNILHFTDYDTGANGWPVDPNRSIVTVNGNKMYKILKGASALHPKLFTDYDLTFKLKTPADMPEAGTFYVYDRTASGNSGKIAYKKLADGTSQWILYSPNWTVLQTKNFAAADLQPDTEYNIRVLAEGSSIRVYVNGELRLDGTDSAHNPSGTVGFYVGGFSAMWIDDVKFTMIDRAAPVTTAVMTPALPDGSDGWYTHPVTVELKASDTDSGVTDTVYSVNGGTDWLPYQGPVTFSRDGRYSVQYRSVDSAGNTGDIQTLSFKLDGSAPELTVAEPAARAYAGAETLTLSWTAADVISGVADGKTAALLDSEAVEQGASVPLYTLDLGSHTLAVSASDGAGNTQERTVTFSTYADVHSLKALVSLFRQKSWIDNHGIANSLSTKLDHGQVEAFIHQVQAQNGKHIQSEAASYLLRDANDILGRVGTQD, encoded by the coding sequence ATGAAAAAAAGAACGTTCATTGTCTTATCGATCATTGCGTTAATAGTAGGATGTTTCCCGGCCGCGGCGATTCAAGCAGAGGAGTCACACAGTTCCGAAGCAGTCTATTATGTATCTGAAAATGGAAGCGATTCCAATTCAGGGACCAAGGATAAGCCCTTCCTTACCCTGGAGAAGGCCAGAGATGCTATCCGCCAGCTGAAGCAGGGCGCGGGACTGCCTGACGGCGGCGTTACCGTGTATCTGCGGGGCGGCACATACAACCGGACCGGAAGCTTCCTGCTGGAGGAGCAGGATTCGGGGACGGCGGACAAACCGGTTACCTACAAGGCTTATCCTGGCGAATCCGTGAGGCTGAGCGGTGGCCGGCAGCTCCAGAAAGGGTGGTTCACCCCGGTGACAGACCCGTCGGTCCTGAACCGGATCATCAGCACAGACGCAAGATCCAAGGTTCTGCAGGCAGACCTGAAGGGGCATGGCATTACCGATTACGGGGTCATGAGCCGCCATGGATATTACAAAGCCAACGATGTTAGCCAGACTCCGCCCATGGAGCTGTACATCGAAGGCGAAGGAATGACCCTGGCCCGGTGGCCCAACAAAGGGACGGTCCAGATGGGCAATATTATTGACCCCGGTCCGACCCGTAAAGATGCTGATCTGCAGACACGCGGAGGCACCTTTACGTACACCTATGAACGGCCTGATCTTTGGACCCAGGCGGATGATATCTGGCTGGACGGGATCTTCGGCTACAGCTGGGAATGGTCATATAACAAAATCGCTTCGATTGATACGCAGAACAAGTCCATCACGCTGGCTTACGGGGAGATGAGCGGACTTTTTAAAAACTGGTACCCGGACTTCCATTTCGCCCAGAACCTGCTGGAAGAGATCGACATGCCGGGAGAATATTATATTGACCGGAGCAAAGGCAAGCTGTATTTCATGCCCACAGCAGCCTTCCAGGCGGCAAACCCGGAAATTACCGTGTCCATGCTGAAGACCCCCATGATCAGTACGTTAAATACGTCTTTTGTCACCTTTGAGGATCTGATTCTGGAGAATGGGCGGGATTCGGGGGCGGTCATCATGGGCGGCGACAGTGTCCGGCTGGTGCACTGCGAAATCCGCAACTTCACCGAAGGCGGCGTACGGATCAATACCCAGAGCCGCTGGCTGTACAATGACTTCGCCAAGGGCACAGGGGTTAACCATGCGATTGTCAGCACGCATATCCATCATGTCGGAGGAACGGGAGTCATTCTGAACGGCGGGGACAGGCTGACGCTTGCGCCAGGCAATAATGTGGTGGAGAACAGCCATATCCATGATTTTGCCTATTACCATAAAGCGTACAACCCGGCCGTGATTCTGACGGGAGCAGGCAACCGCATTTCCCATAATGAAATTCACGATGCCCCGCATCCCGGTATTCTGATCTTCGGGAACGACCAGGTAGTGGAATACAACAACATCTATGATGTCTGCAAAACCTTTTCGGATCTCGGCGCGATCTACATGAATCTGGGTGCTGCGCCGCAGGAGCGGGGTTCGGTCATCCGGGGGAATTACTTCCACCATATCGGGGAAAGCAAAGCGGGTGTGCAGGGCGTCTATCCGGACAATTTCACGATGGGGATGACGATTGAACAAAATATTTTCTACCGGATGGGCAATTCCGCCATTCTGAACAACGGCGGATCGCATATCCGCACCAAGAACAATCTCTTTATTGACGCTAAGGTTCCTTATGAGTACTCGGATATGTACTTGGGTGACGGGCCGGAGCAGCAGATCAACAAAAACTATATGCAGCCGTGGCATGCCTTATTCGAAAAATACAACAACTTCGCCGGCATGCCGCATCTGACCAAGTACCCGGAGCTGGCCGATTTCTTCACGGAGAACCGGTATTATCCTGACACCAACACGTTCCAGAACAATGTGATCTACAATCCGACCAAAACGAGAGGCCCCAACCTAAATGAGAATGGAGCCTACGATAAGTTAAAACTGGTTCAATACGCGAACAACTGGGTGACGGACCGCGATCCGGGATTCGTAAACCTGGCGGGCGGTGATCTGAATCTGAAGGCGAATGCCGAGGTGTTCCAGCAGATTCCCGGCTTCCAGACGGTTCCCTTCAGCGAGATGGGGATTATAGGCAAGGCCGGCCCTTATCTGGCTCCGGATGTGATCCCTGTCAAAGGAGTCGTGCTGTATGAGGATGCGGTAACCCTGGGTATCGGAAAAACGTACAGCTTGTACTCGGCAGTTCTTCCCTGGAATGCAACGAATAATAAATTGCAGTATACCTCCAGCGATCCTTCTGTAGTGAAGGTGGACGCAGACGGCAAGCTGAAGGGGGTTAATCTGGGGAATGCAGTCATCACGGCAGCCTCCGCAGACAACCCTCTCTTGAAGGACGAAGTCCAGGTGACGGTCGAGGTCGGAGACGGGATAATGGATGAAACGACTTTTGAAAACGGCCGGAACAGCTGGCCGATGGATGCGAACCGGACCATTGTGGAGACTGACGGCGGCAACCACATGTATAAGCTGCTGAAGGGTGCTACAACGCTGAACGAGAACGACTTCAGCAACTACGAGCTGACCTTCAAGCTGAAGACGCCTCCGGTGATCCCGGAATCGGCGACGCTCTATGTGTTCGACCGGCTGAATCCGGGCGGCAGCGGAGGCAGAATCGGATACAAGAAGCTGGCCGACGGAACCTCTTCCTGGATTCTCTATAATGCGGCCTGGGGTACGGTGAAGCAGAATACGCTGGCCACTCAGGACCTGCTGCCGGATACCGTCTACACCATGAAGATCATTGTCAAGGGCCACGAGATCAGTGTCTACCTGGATGGCAAGCTCAAGCTGAAGGGCACTGATCCGACCTCTAATCCTTCCGGCAAAGTCGGATTCTACGCCGGCGGCTTCGACTATCTCTTGTTCGACGACATCAAATTTACGGTGCCGACAAAGGATGTGGCTGGCTTGCTGCTCGATAAGAGCAGCGTCAACATGGTGATGAATGAGCAGCAGCAGCTGCAGGTCCAGTTCGACCCGTCGGACGCCGAGAATCGTGCTGTTGTCTGGAAGTCCAGCCATCCGGAGATCGCTTCTGTCGATGGGAACGGAACCGTCACGGCTCTGGGCACAGGGGAGGCTGTGGTAACCGTTGCCTCGGCCGTCAATCCGTCGGCTTCAGCCTCAGCCCGGATCGTGGTTTCGAATATCCTTCACTTCACGGATTACGATACAGGAGCGAACGGATGGCCGGTAGATCCGAACCGCAGCATTGTGACGGTGAACGGAAACAAAATGTACAAAATACTGAAGGGGGCTTCCGCGCTTCATCCGAAGCTTTTTACGGACTACGATCTGACCTTCAAGCTGAAAACACCAGCGGACATGCCGGAAGCGGGTACATTTTATGTGTATGACCGTACCGCCTCCGGCAACTCCGGCAAGATCGCATACAAAAAATTGGCAGATGGCACCTCGCAGTGGATTCTGTACAGCCCGAATTGGACGGTGCTTCAAACCAAGAATTTTGCAGCCGCAGACCTGCAGCCGGATACGGAATACAACATCCGTGTTCTGGCCGAGGGTTCCAGCATCCGCGTATATGTGAACGGTGAACTGAGATTGGATGGTACAGATTCTGCCCATAACCCGTCAGGAACGGTAGGTTTCTATGTGGGCGGCTTCAGCGCAATGTGGATTGACGACGTCAAGTTTACAATGATTGACCGGGCCGCTCCTGTAACTACAGCTGTTATGACCCCTGCACTTCCTGACGGTTCGGACGGCTGGTATACTCACCCGGTGACAGTAGAGCTGAAAGCTTCAGATACGGATTCTGGTGTGACTGACACCGTATACAGCGTAAATGGCGGTACAGATTGGCTGCCATACCAGGGGCCGGTAACCTTCAGCCGGGATGGACGCTATTCGGTACAGTACCGCTCGGTTGACTCCGCCGGAAATACGGGCGACATTCAGACCTTGAGCTTCAAGCTGGATGGCAGCGCCCCTGAACTAACCGTTGCGGAACCGGCCGCGAGAGCTTATGCAGGTGCGGAAACGCTGACATTATCGTGGACCGCCGCCGATGTCATATCCGGGGTGGCTGACGGCAAGACCGCTGCGCTGCTGGATAGTGAAGCGGTAGAGCAGGGGGCTTCGGTTCCGCTGTACACGCTGGATCTTGGCAGCCACACGTTGGCCGTGTCCGCCAGCGATGGCGCGGGGAATACGCAGGAGCGCACAGTGACGTTCTCCACCTATGCCGACGTTCATTCGCTGAAAGCGCTGGTCAGCCTGTTCAGGCAAAAATCGTGGATTGACAACCACGGCATTGCGAACAGTCTGAGCACGAAACTGGACCACGGTCAAGTGGAGGCCTTCATTCATCAGGTGCAGGCCCAAAACGGCAAGCATATCCAGTCTGAAGCCGCTTCCTATCTGCTGCGGGATGCGAACGATATCTTGGGAAGGGTGGGAACGCAGGACTAA
- a CDS encoding GNAT family N-acetyltransferase, producing MFSNENIDIDEIDLINDYKDRKVYRDSFNDLASLVFDLNFEDWYQKGFWDDRYICHSFIREDVVIANVSVSKMDLLINGSNKKAIQIGTVMTHPDFRGKGLSGKLMRHVLDIYEHDCDIFFLFANSTVIDFYPKYGFKSVGESQLKLKYYPTPHADTTLRKLNCSNKEDLAFIKKMVLSRRPVSDQFGVSNNQGLFMFYAIKVFPESIYYSQEDEAIIVYQQEDHVLNLYDVVSQSYVNLNRLINRIANEQTGYIHFHFTPDPFTDKVPYEWMDNNGDVLFIKSNFTLDKNSKFCVPLLAHA from the coding sequence GTGTTTTCTAATGAAAATATAGATATTGATGAAATAGACTTAATTAATGATTACAAAGATCGTAAAGTTTACAGAGATAGTTTTAATGATCTAGCGTCTCTGGTCTTTGATCTTAACTTTGAAGATTGGTACCAGAAAGGATTCTGGGATGATCGTTATATATGCCATTCCTTCATCAGAGAGGATGTCGTCATTGCCAATGTTTCAGTTAGCAAAATGGACTTGTTGATAAACGGGTCAAATAAAAAAGCGATTCAAATTGGAACGGTTATGACTCATCCCGATTTTAGGGGGAAAGGACTTTCTGGAAAATTGATGAGGCATGTTCTAGATATTTATGAGCACGATTGTGATATCTTTTTCTTATTCGCTAATAGTACTGTGATTGATTTTTACCCAAAATATGGATTTAAATCTGTTGGTGAATCACAATTGAAGCTTAAATATTATCCCACTCCACATGCGGATACCACCTTGCGCAAGCTGAATTGCTCCAATAAAGAAGACTTGGCATTTATCAAAAAAATGGTTTTGTCTCGCAGACCTGTTTCAGATCAATTTGGTGTTAGTAATAACCAAGGACTCTTTATGTTTTACGCTATAAAAGTATTTCCCGAATCAATATATTATTCGCAAGAGGACGAGGCTATTATTGTCTATCAACAAGAAGATCATGTACTAAATCTATATGATGTAGTTAGCCAATCTTACGTTAACTTAAATCGATTAATTAATCGTATTGCTAATGAACAAACAGGATATATTCATTTTCATTTCACACCGGATCCATTCACTGATAAAGTACCGTATGAGTGGATGGACAACAACGGTGATGTGCTCTTTATAAAGTCTAACTTTACCTTAGACAAAAATTCAAAGTTCTGTGTGCCTTTATTAGCACATGCTTAA